One window of the Branchiostoma lanceolatum isolate klBraLanc5 chromosome 3, klBraLanc5.hap2, whole genome shotgun sequence genome contains the following:
- the LOC136430765 gene encoding glycerol-3-phosphate acyltransferase 1, mitochondrial-like isoform X1 encodes MESQEALNAVYAKWEKKGRGSMQCQKSEPRSQAEDEETNRVPSLLTEPRLPGRPGLKDAYADNVRPRSRAPKRLQSRARRDKLPASAPRLHFFKVEPMLMDSTSLSSRPFTGRACSKCVPVSRNTFFNENTSTMGVRNMLDILAEHRDEEEEEPPGMLGRLFYTAWFSVTRRVDHYYPSTKVMHDAVLSCSRVREAMRKTIIRDCEEYDDNTGEFQLELRQQEKLASAIFNKMASNIWTPFIRFTGWFLHKALGHLLSSIQVHRGQIDMIKQAAETGMPLVFLPTHRSHLDYILLTFLLWNHEIQAPHVAAGDNLRIPFFSSLMCHLGGFFIRRKLDDVYGKKDYVYRAVLHTYMEELLRQGQSLEFFIEGGRTRTGKAVVPKGGLLSVVVDAYMAGAISDVYLVPVSFSYEKTLEGNFRSEEMGIPKKKETFLQAVMGVWSAFRSSFGQVRADFAQPMSLQEYLDSAESPGGAVFSRLAGNHSPSEMRRIGSDHSIYGTDIVKEEQRLLVKGLAEHVLYNAVQTTAIMSTQLVAFMFLAVHRQGATWAELEKSFEHIRSEILLRGRDVGFTGNASAVLRHAMELLGNQLFTWETPSNNRKKNQNNNHVKREEERRILIPNLGLPSVFDLTYYGSNVMSVFLIESVLATAMSAVSEGLANTVHLQEGEHMVVSRQALLLKANELSQLLQMEFIFAPSCSCLEDAVRDGLDSLLHSDLLLTDEQDSTSSQREKQWADQLAFATSWEDQAEDIDGSPVVQDLSYRLNTAATHIQKLGFLQSILAGMVEAYWVSASHLEVLQGGDMTEEKYLQSLQKFAIRRVEDGVATRSESCSSETLKNSLKMLSHRKVISHFFDSDGTRKVELYGGYRDNQELTRFIDSVGMFKTW; translated from the exons CACAGGCTGAAGATGAAGAGACGAACAG AGTACCCAGCTTGCTTACTGAGCCCAGGCTACCAGGGAGACCAGGTCTGAAGGATGCGTATGCCGACAATGTCAGACCCAGATCACGGGCCCCAAAGAGGCTGCAGAGCCGGGCTAGAAGAGACAAACTT CCAGCGTCAGCTCCCAGGCTGCACTTCTTCAAGGTGGAGCCAATGTTGATGGACAGCACCAGTCTGAGCAGCAGGCCGTTCACTGGTCGAGCCTGCAGCAAGTGTGTGCCAGTCAGTAGG AACACATTCTTTAATGAGAACACATCAACAATGGGTGTGAGGAACATGCTGGACATACTGGCTGAACACAG Ggacgaagaagaggaaga ACCCCCGGGTATGCTGGGTCGCCTGTTCTACACAGCGTGGTTCTCGGTGACCAGACGAGTGGACCACTACTACCCCAGTACTAAGGTCATGCACGATGCAGTCCTGTCCTGTTCAAG AGTGAGAGAAGCCATGCGCAAGACTATAATCCGAGACTGTGAAG AGTATGACGACAATACTGGGGAGTTTCAACTGGAGTTGAGGCAACAGGAGAAACTTGCCTCTGCCATCTTCAACAAAATGGCCTCCAACATTTGGACACCGTTTATCAG GTTCACAGGCTGGTTCCTACACAAGGCCCTGGGGCATCTGCTGTCATCTATCCAGGTGCACCGTGGGCAGATCGACATGATCAAACAGGCAGCAGAG ACGGGGATGCCACTGGTATTCCTGCCCACCCATCGGTCCCACCTAGACTACATTCTCCTCACCTTCCTACTGTGGAACCACGAAATTCAGGCACCTCACGTGGCTGCAGGGGACAACCTCAGGATTCCCTTCTTCTC CTCCCTTATGTGCCACCTGGGGGGCTTCTTCATCAGAAGGAAACTGGATGATGTTTATGGAAAGAAAGACTATGTCTATAGAGCTGTGTTACACACG TACATGGAGGAGCTGCTGAGACAAGGACAGTCCTTGGAGTTCTTCATAG AGGGAGGGAGAACAAGAACAGGAAAGGCTGTGGTTCCCAAGGGAGGTCTGTTATCTGTTGTTGTGGATGCTTACATGGCAG GAGCCATCTCAGATGTCTATCTGGTTCCTGTCAGTTTCAGTTATGAGAAAACACTGGAGGGCAACTTCAGGTCTGAGGAGATG GGAATTCCCAAGAAGAAGGAGACATTCCTACAGGCAGTGATGGGGGTATGGTCAGCCTTCAGGTCCAGTTTTGGTCAAGTGCGGGCGGACTTTGCTCAGCCCATGTCACTACAG GAGTATCTTGACTCCGCTGAGTCCCCGGGCGGAGCTGTGTTCTCTCGTTTAGCTGGTAACCATAGCCCGTCAGAGATGCGGCGTATCGGGAGTGACCACTCCATATATGGGACTGACATTGTGAAGGAGGAACAAAGACTGCTTGTCAAGGGACTAGCAGAGCACGTTCTGTACA ATGCAGTCCAGACTACAGCAATAATGAGCACCCAGCTGGTGGCCTTCATGTTCCTGGCTGTACACAGACAG GGAGCAACTTGGGCTGAACTTGAGAAGTCGTTTGAGCACATCCGAAGTGAGATTCTTCTCCGTGGTCGCGATGTCGGGTTCACGGGCAACGCATCCGCTGTCCTCAGACATGCCATGGAGTTGCTAGGCAACCAGCTCTTCACATGGGAGACACCAAGcaacaacagaaagaagaaCCAGAACAACAACCATGTAAAAAGGGAGGAAGAGAGAAGGATTCTGATACCGAATCTGGGACTACCTTCAGTCTTTGATCTAACATATTATGGATCCAATGTCATGTCCGTCTTCCTTATTGAGTCTGTTTTGG CCACAGCCATGAGTGCAGTATCAGAGGGCCTGGCTAATACAGTCCACCTACAGGAGGGAGAGCACATGGTGGTGTCCAGACAGGCCCTGCTGCTGAAGGCCAATGAACTCAGCCAGCTGCTACAGATGGAGTTCATATTTGCACCA AGCTGCAGTTGTCTGGAGGATGCGGTCAGGGACGGACTGGACTCCCTTCTCCACTCAGACCTGCTGCTGACCGATGAACAGGACAGCACGTCCAGTCAGAGGGAGAAGCAGTGGGCTGACCAGCTGGCCTTCGCTACATCCTGGGAAGACCAGGCAGAGGACATAGATGGGTCACCTGTAGTGCAGGACTTGTCATATAGG CTGAATACCGCAGCTACACATATCCAGAAGTTGGGTTTCCTGCAGAGCATCCTGGCTGGTATGGTGGAGGCATACTGGGTGTCGGCCTCTCACCTGGAGGTGTTACAGGGCGGGGACATGACGGAGGAGAAGTACCTGCAGTCCTTACAGAAGTTTGCCATCAGGAGAGTGGAAGATGGGGTTGCAACACGCA GTGAAAGCTGTTCATCAGAAACCCTGAAGAACTCCCTGAAGATGCTGAGTCATCGTAAGGTTATCTCTCACTTTTTTGACAGCGACGGCACGAGGAAGGTAGAACTATATGGTGGTTACCGTGACAACCAAGAACTGACCAGATTCATCGATAGTGTGGGGATGTTCAAGACCTGGTAG
- the LOC136430765 gene encoding glycerol-3-phosphate acyltransferase 1, mitochondrial-like isoform X2 — protein MESQEALNAVYAKWEKKGRGSMQCQKSEPRSQAEDEETNRVPSLLTEPRLPGRPGLKDAYADNVRPRSRAPKRLQSRARRDKLPASAPRLHFFKVEPMLMDSTSLSSRPFTGRACSKCVPVSRNTFFNENTSTMGVRNMLDILAEHRPPGMLGRLFYTAWFSVTRRVDHYYPSTKVMHDAVLSCSRVREAMRKTIIRDCEEYDDNTGEFQLELRQQEKLASAIFNKMASNIWTPFIRFTGWFLHKALGHLLSSIQVHRGQIDMIKQAAETGMPLVFLPTHRSHLDYILLTFLLWNHEIQAPHVAAGDNLRIPFFSSLMCHLGGFFIRRKLDDVYGKKDYVYRAVLHTYMEELLRQGQSLEFFIEGGRTRTGKAVVPKGGLLSVVVDAYMAGAISDVYLVPVSFSYEKTLEGNFRSEEMGIPKKKETFLQAVMGVWSAFRSSFGQVRADFAQPMSLQEYLDSAESPGGAVFSRLAGNHSPSEMRRIGSDHSIYGTDIVKEEQRLLVKGLAEHVLYNAVQTTAIMSTQLVAFMFLAVHRQGATWAELEKSFEHIRSEILLRGRDVGFTGNASAVLRHAMELLGNQLFTWETPSNNRKKNQNNNHVKREEERRILIPNLGLPSVFDLTYYGSNVMSVFLIESVLATAMSAVSEGLANTVHLQEGEHMVVSRQALLLKANELSQLLQMEFIFAPSCSCLEDAVRDGLDSLLHSDLLLTDEQDSTSSQREKQWADQLAFATSWEDQAEDIDGSPVVQDLSYRLNTAATHIQKLGFLQSILAGMVEAYWVSASHLEVLQGGDMTEEKYLQSLQKFAIRRVEDGVATRSESCSSETLKNSLKMLSHRKVISHFFDSDGTRKVELYGGYRDNQELTRFIDSVGMFKTW, from the exons CACAGGCTGAAGATGAAGAGACGAACAG AGTACCCAGCTTGCTTACTGAGCCCAGGCTACCAGGGAGACCAGGTCTGAAGGATGCGTATGCCGACAATGTCAGACCCAGATCACGGGCCCCAAAGAGGCTGCAGAGCCGGGCTAGAAGAGACAAACTT CCAGCGTCAGCTCCCAGGCTGCACTTCTTCAAGGTGGAGCCAATGTTGATGGACAGCACCAGTCTGAGCAGCAGGCCGTTCACTGGTCGAGCCTGCAGCAAGTGTGTGCCAGTCAGTAGG AACACATTCTTTAATGAGAACACATCAACAATGGGTGTGAGGAACATGCTGGACATACTGGCTGAACACAG ACCCCCGGGTATGCTGGGTCGCCTGTTCTACACAGCGTGGTTCTCGGTGACCAGACGAGTGGACCACTACTACCCCAGTACTAAGGTCATGCACGATGCAGTCCTGTCCTGTTCAAG AGTGAGAGAAGCCATGCGCAAGACTATAATCCGAGACTGTGAAG AGTATGACGACAATACTGGGGAGTTTCAACTGGAGTTGAGGCAACAGGAGAAACTTGCCTCTGCCATCTTCAACAAAATGGCCTCCAACATTTGGACACCGTTTATCAG GTTCACAGGCTGGTTCCTACACAAGGCCCTGGGGCATCTGCTGTCATCTATCCAGGTGCACCGTGGGCAGATCGACATGATCAAACAGGCAGCAGAG ACGGGGATGCCACTGGTATTCCTGCCCACCCATCGGTCCCACCTAGACTACATTCTCCTCACCTTCCTACTGTGGAACCACGAAATTCAGGCACCTCACGTGGCTGCAGGGGACAACCTCAGGATTCCCTTCTTCTC CTCCCTTATGTGCCACCTGGGGGGCTTCTTCATCAGAAGGAAACTGGATGATGTTTATGGAAAGAAAGACTATGTCTATAGAGCTGTGTTACACACG TACATGGAGGAGCTGCTGAGACAAGGACAGTCCTTGGAGTTCTTCATAG AGGGAGGGAGAACAAGAACAGGAAAGGCTGTGGTTCCCAAGGGAGGTCTGTTATCTGTTGTTGTGGATGCTTACATGGCAG GAGCCATCTCAGATGTCTATCTGGTTCCTGTCAGTTTCAGTTATGAGAAAACACTGGAGGGCAACTTCAGGTCTGAGGAGATG GGAATTCCCAAGAAGAAGGAGACATTCCTACAGGCAGTGATGGGGGTATGGTCAGCCTTCAGGTCCAGTTTTGGTCAAGTGCGGGCGGACTTTGCTCAGCCCATGTCACTACAG GAGTATCTTGACTCCGCTGAGTCCCCGGGCGGAGCTGTGTTCTCTCGTTTAGCTGGTAACCATAGCCCGTCAGAGATGCGGCGTATCGGGAGTGACCACTCCATATATGGGACTGACATTGTGAAGGAGGAACAAAGACTGCTTGTCAAGGGACTAGCAGAGCACGTTCTGTACA ATGCAGTCCAGACTACAGCAATAATGAGCACCCAGCTGGTGGCCTTCATGTTCCTGGCTGTACACAGACAG GGAGCAACTTGGGCTGAACTTGAGAAGTCGTTTGAGCACATCCGAAGTGAGATTCTTCTCCGTGGTCGCGATGTCGGGTTCACGGGCAACGCATCCGCTGTCCTCAGACATGCCATGGAGTTGCTAGGCAACCAGCTCTTCACATGGGAGACACCAAGcaacaacagaaagaagaaCCAGAACAACAACCATGTAAAAAGGGAGGAAGAGAGAAGGATTCTGATACCGAATCTGGGACTACCTTCAGTCTTTGATCTAACATATTATGGATCCAATGTCATGTCCGTCTTCCTTATTGAGTCTGTTTTGG CCACAGCCATGAGTGCAGTATCAGAGGGCCTGGCTAATACAGTCCACCTACAGGAGGGAGAGCACATGGTGGTGTCCAGACAGGCCCTGCTGCTGAAGGCCAATGAACTCAGCCAGCTGCTACAGATGGAGTTCATATTTGCACCA AGCTGCAGTTGTCTGGAGGATGCGGTCAGGGACGGACTGGACTCCCTTCTCCACTCAGACCTGCTGCTGACCGATGAACAGGACAGCACGTCCAGTCAGAGGGAGAAGCAGTGGGCTGACCAGCTGGCCTTCGCTACATCCTGGGAAGACCAGGCAGAGGACATAGATGGGTCACCTGTAGTGCAGGACTTGTCATATAGG CTGAATACCGCAGCTACACATATCCAGAAGTTGGGTTTCCTGCAGAGCATCCTGGCTGGTATGGTGGAGGCATACTGGGTGTCGGCCTCTCACCTGGAGGTGTTACAGGGCGGGGACATGACGGAGGAGAAGTACCTGCAGTCCTTACAGAAGTTTGCCATCAGGAGAGTGGAAGATGGGGTTGCAACACGCA GTGAAAGCTGTTCATCAGAAACCCTGAAGAACTCCCTGAAGATGCTGAGTCATCGTAAGGTTATCTCTCACTTTTTTGACAGCGACGGCACGAGGAAGGTAGAACTATATGGTGGTTACCGTGACAACCAAGAACTGACCAGATTCATCGATAGTGTGGGGATGTTCAAGACCTGGTAG